In one window of Photobacterium leiognathi DNA:
- the dinB gene encoding DNA polymerase IV: MNSVLSVNVAEVAEQKAVQRKIIHVDMDCFYAAVEMRDNPALRDVPIAISGRSARGVVSTCNYLARKYGIHSAMPTAHALKLCPHLTLVPGRMQVYREVSQQIRAIFERYTDKIEPLSLDEAYLDVSDCEMLHGSATLIAQDIRRAIEDELQLTASAGVAPVKFIAKVASDLNKPNGQYVVTPEDVDSFVADLKLEKIPGVGKVTIQKLHEKGLYVGRDVQNYDRHLLLQQFGKFGQSLWSRAHGIDEREVIVERQRKSVGVERTFSQNISSFEQCWQVVEQLYPELEQRLRKVRPELDIAKQGVKLKFADFQQTTVEHIYPKLDKTQFVDLLKEAMTRQNDREIRLIGLSVGLEVGLKAQQLSFGF; this comes from the coding sequence ATGAACAGTGTGTTGAGTGTGAATGTGGCAGAAGTTGCAGAGCAAAAAGCGGTACAGCGAAAGATCATCCACGTAGACATGGATTGTTTCTATGCCGCCGTCGAAATGCGTGACAATCCAGCTTTGCGCGATGTCCCTATCGCGATCAGTGGTCGCTCTGCCCGTGGGGTTGTAAGTACTTGTAATTACCTGGCGCGTAAATACGGTATTCATTCAGCCATGCCAACCGCTCATGCACTAAAGTTGTGTCCACATTTAACCTTAGTACCGGGAAGAATGCAGGTATATCGTGAGGTTTCTCAGCAAATACGCGCCATCTTCGAACGCTATACCGATAAAATTGAACCGCTTTCTCTTGATGAAGCCTATTTAGATGTGTCTGATTGTGAAATGCTTCATGGCTCTGCGACCTTAATTGCCCAAGATATTCGTCGTGCAATTGAAGATGAATTACAGCTCACTGCTTCTGCGGGTGTCGCACCGGTGAAGTTTATTGCTAAAGTCGCCTCCGATCTCAATAAACCGAATGGGCAATATGTCGTCACTCCTGAAGATGTTGATAGTTTTGTTGCTGATCTAAAGCTGGAAAAAATTCCAGGAGTAGGGAAGGTGACGATCCAAAAACTGCATGAAAAAGGCTTGTACGTTGGGCGTGATGTGCAAAATTATGACCGCCATTTGTTGTTACAGCAGTTTGGGAAGTTTGGGCAATCGCTGTGGTCACGCGCTCATGGGATTGATGAGCGAGAGGTGATTGTTGAACGACAAAGAAAATCCGTCGGTGTTGAGCGTACCTTTAGTCAAAACATTTCCAGCTTTGAGCAATGTTGGCAAGTGGTAGAGCAGTTATATCCTGAGCTAGAGCAGCGATTACGTAAAGTCCGTCCAGAGCTTGATATTGCAAAGCAAGGGGTAAAGTTAAAATTTGCCGATTTTCAGCAAACAACCGTTGAGCATATATACCCTAAATTAGATAAAACGCAGTTTGTGGATTTATTAAAAGAGGCGATGACACGACAAAATGATCGTGAAATTCGTTTAATCGGCTTAAGTGTTGGGTTGGAAGTAGGATTAAAAGCGCAGCAGCTTTCTTTTGGCTTTTAA